A genomic region of Microcoleus sp. FACHB-672 contains the following coding sequences:
- a CDS encoding DedA family protein: MSLEFVSLETIQEIARQYGYWAVFLGISLENAGIPLPGETITLVGGFLAGSGELNYWFVLASAIGGAVLGDNCGYWLGKWGGWPLMLRLGKIFRFSEEQLQQVRTQFIDNAAKAVFLGRFVALLRIFAGPMAGIAQMPYGQFLLCNTAGATIWAAVMVSLAFFVGRIVPLDQLVTWVAQFAVVALILVVAWIAVPIWLESRAKRLETRD, from the coding sequence ATGTCCCTTGAATTTGTATCGCTGGAGACAATCCAGGAAATTGCACGTCAATACGGCTACTGGGCAGTGTTTCTCGGCATTTCCTTAGAAAATGCCGGTATTCCCCTTCCCGGTGAAACAATTACCCTCGTTGGTGGTTTCCTTGCCGGCAGTGGAGAACTAAATTACTGGTTCGTTTTAGCAAGCGCGATCGGTGGGGCCGTGTTAGGTGATAACTGCGGTTACTGGCTAGGTAAATGGGGCGGCTGGCCCTTAATGCTGCGTCTGGGTAAAATTTTTCGCTTCTCAGAAGAGCAGTTACAACAAGTCCGAACCCAATTCATTGACAATGCTGCTAAAGCTGTATTCTTAGGACGATTTGTGGCGCTTTTGCGGATTTTTGCCGGCCCGATGGCAGGCATCGCTCAAATGCCCTACGGACAATTTTTGTTGTGTAATACTGCCGGTGCGACGATTTGGGCCGCTGTCATGGTGAGTTTAGCCTTCTTTGTGGGGCGAATTGTCCCCTTAGATCAGTTAGTCACTTGGGTCGCTCAATTTGCTGTCGTGGCTTTAATTCTAGTAGTAGCCTGGATTGCCGTTCCCATTTGGCTAGAATCTCGCGCAAAGCGACTAGAAACGCGGGACTAG
- a CDS encoding Npun_F5560 family protein — protein sequence MSLTESALQSLQAENAQLREELQMRDQLVQQLSQELFRLVKGKTTVAPQPEVSERSKAQLQALREQLLGVEQQVTFYQEQIAERDAEIYQLRQSVQELNDRSRMLEQVVQELPSVYREKFAERMEPVKEKVAMLQKENRQLHAELQSASYRLAVRSKRANTGRPDLPSFAPGSNPGLNLPSFGNA from the coding sequence GTGAGCCTAACCGAATCCGCCCTACAATCCCTGCAAGCAGAAAACGCCCAGCTACGGGAAGAACTGCAAATGCGCGACCAACTTGTGCAACAGTTATCTCAAGAGCTTTTCCGGCTCGTTAAGGGCAAAACGACAGTTGCCCCCCAGCCAGAAGTTTCTGAGCGCAGCAAAGCCCAACTCCAAGCCTTACGCGAACAACTGCTAGGTGTGGAGCAACAAGTCACGTTTTACCAAGAGCAAATTGCTGAGCGCGATGCCGAGATTTATCAATTGCGTCAGTCAGTCCAAGAATTAAACGATCGCAGCCGGATGCTAGAGCAAGTGGTGCAAGAACTGCCGAGTGTGTATCGCGAGAAGTTTGCTGAACGCATGGAACCCGTGAAAGAAAAAGTCGCGATGCTGCAGAAAGAAAATCGCCAACTTCACGCTGAGTTGCAAAGCGCTAGTTACCGACTTGCGGTGAGAAGCAAGCGCGCAAACACAGGCCGGCCCGATCTACCTAGCTTCGCACCGGGAAGTAACCCAGGGCTAAATCTGCCTTCATTTGGGAATGCCTGA
- a CDS encoding GUN4 domain-containing protein: protein MSYFKSVNLAVFVSAIVAVSAAALVVMNSPTGRVEAVNPSVKRSEVGANYGKLQDLLKAGKWEKANSETTRLMLWVAYRGKEVPEVWIDPETMAKFPCTDLRTINQLWVESSKGRLGFSMQKRIYEEAGKDWLKFNERLGWYSPSGDLDGDSLAEKPEDGGLPLITREIGWPSLTQRLGECEIQ, encoded by the coding sequence ATGAGTTACTTTAAATCGGTTAATTTGGCTGTATTCGTCAGCGCAATTGTGGCGGTTTCTGCGGCGGCGCTGGTCGTGATGAATTCTCCAACCGGCAGGGTGGAGGCGGTGAACCCTTCTGTGAAAAGGTCAGAGGTTGGAGCGAATTACGGAAAACTTCAAGATTTACTGAAGGCTGGGAAATGGGAGAAGGCTAATTCAGAAACAACGAGGTTAATGCTTTGGGTTGCTTATCGAGGCAAGGAAGTTCCTGAAGTTTGGATTGACCCAGAAACGATGGCAAAGTTTCCTTGCACTGACTTACGCACAATTAATCAATTATGGGTTGAAAGTAGCAAAGGGCGTTTAGGTTTTTCTATGCAAAAGCGTATTTATGAAGAAGCTGGAAAAGATTGGTTAAAATTTAATGAACGCCTCGGTTGGTACAGCCCTAGTGGAGATTTAGACGGCGACAGTCTAGCTGAAAAACCCGAGGATGGAGGTTTGCCATTAATTACAAGGGAAATCGGCTGGCCTTCTTTGACGCAGCGGCTAGGGGAGTGTGAAATACAGTAA
- a CDS encoding argininosuccinate synthase → MGRAKKVVLAYSGGVDTSVCIPYLKHEWGVEEVITLAADLGQGEELGPIKEKALKSGAAESLVVDATESFVKEYAFPALQANALYENRYPLSTSLARPLIAKLLVEAAEQYGADAVAHGCTGKGNDQVRFDVSIAALNPHLKVLAPAREWGMSREETIAYGERYGIPTPVKKSSPYSIDRNLLGRSIEAGPLEDPWTEALEEIYLMTKAIADTPNEPEYVEIGFERGIPTSLNGQNLSSVDLISQLNELAGNHGVGRIDMVENRLVGIKSREIYEVPALSVLIQAHRDLESLTLTADVSHYKRGIEETYGQMIYNGLWYSPLKAALDAFIEKTQERVSGTVRVKLFKGNAAMVGRQSDKSLYSPDLATYGADDTFDHKAAEGFIYVWGLPTRVWSQKTRG, encoded by the coding sequence ATGGGTCGCGCTAAAAAAGTTGTGCTGGCATATTCGGGCGGAGTCGATACCTCCGTCTGTATTCCCTACCTAAAGCACGAGTGGGGTGTTGAGGAAGTGATTACCCTCGCTGCCGATCTGGGGCAGGGAGAAGAACTCGGCCCGATTAAAGAAAAAGCGCTGAAATCGGGTGCAGCAGAATCTCTTGTGGTAGACGCGACGGAAAGCTTTGTGAAGGAATACGCATTTCCAGCCCTTCAGGCGAATGCTCTTTACGAAAATCGCTATCCGCTCTCAACGTCTCTAGCTCGTCCGCTGATCGCTAAGCTATTAGTCGAGGCGGCTGAACAATACGGTGCTGATGCGGTCGCGCATGGTTGCACCGGCAAGGGCAACGACCAAGTCCGCTTTGATGTCTCCATAGCGGCGCTCAATCCTCACTTAAAAGTCCTGGCACCGGCACGGGAATGGGGGATGAGTCGTGAGGAAACCATCGCCTATGGAGAGCGTTATGGCATTCCCACGCCGGTGAAAAAATCTTCCCCCTACAGTATTGACCGAAATCTGTTGGGTCGCAGCATTGAAGCCGGCCCGTTGGAAGATCCGTGGACGGAAGCGCTGGAAGAAATCTACCTGATGACCAAAGCGATCGCAGATACTCCCAACGAACCTGAGTATGTTGAAATCGGCTTTGAACGAGGCATTCCCACCAGTCTCAACGGTCAAAATCTGTCGTCGGTAGACCTAATTTCTCAGCTGAACGAGTTGGCCGGCAATCACGGAGTTGGCCGCATCGATATGGTAGAAAACCGACTTGTGGGAATCAAGTCGCGGGAAATCTACGAAGTGCCCGCTCTTTCAGTGTTAATTCAAGCACACCGCGATTTGGAAAGCCTGACTTTAACTGCAGATGTCAGTCACTACAAGCGCGGTATCGAAGAAACCTACGGCCAGATGATTTACAACGGTCTGTGGTACAGTCCGCTGAAAGCTGCCTTGGATGCCTTTATTGAAAAGACTCAAGAGCGAGTGTCTGGAACGGTGCGAGTGAAGTTGTTTAAAGGCAACGCCGCAATGGTAGGCCGGCAGTCTGACAAGTCTCTCTACAGCCCTGATTTAGCGACTTATGGGGCTGACGACACCTTTGACCACAAAGCAGCCGAAGGCTTTATTTATGTCTGGGGGCTGCCGACTCGCGTTTGGTCACAGAAAACAAGAGGCTAG
- a CDS encoding DUF4336 domain-containing protein, with protein sequence MQGQQIHSQDFSWPFWPALPIYPYGRRKTICQEVVKDTVWTFDQLQGIFYVVVPIRMTVVKLDSGGLLIYAPVAPTLECVRLMKELVEKHGDVKYIILPTISGLEHKVFVGPFARRFPSAQVFVAPSQWSFPLNLPLSWLGLPAKRTQVLPQECSKTPFAGQFDYAILGPVELGLGRFAEVAFFDHRSRTLLLADSVVSIPKDPPVIVEFDPYPLLFHAKDYATDQVENTPENRCKGWQRICLFAMYFQPSVLEVPKWGEIFRNAFKAADRSKKAYFGLFPFQWNPEWKQSFDALRGEGRLFVAPVLQALILNRSPKETLEWADRVAGWDFQRIIPCHFDSPIKADSQQFRQAFSFLEKQPSISTGWFGTRTYPLPEIDFKLLREIDTSLNKYGIVPAPKEKI encoded by the coding sequence ATGCAGGGACAACAAATTCATTCTCAGGATTTTTCATGGCCGTTCTGGCCGGCTCTGCCCATTTATCCTTACGGCAGACGGAAAACTATCTGCCAAGAAGTGGTAAAGGATACGGTTTGGACATTTGACCAGCTTCAGGGCATCTTTTATGTGGTCGTGCCGATTCGCATGACAGTGGTCAAACTTGATAGCGGCGGTCTACTGATCTATGCGCCGGTTGCGCCGACTCTTGAGTGCGTCCGACTGATGAAAGAGTTAGTAGAAAAACACGGTGATGTTAAGTACATTATCCTGCCCACGATCTCCGGTTTAGAACACAAAGTCTTTGTGGGACCCTTTGCTAGACGCTTTCCCAGTGCACAGGTATTTGTCGCGCCTTCTCAGTGGAGTTTCCCGCTGAATTTACCCCTAAGCTGGCTTGGCTTGCCGGCCAAACGCACTCAGGTACTTCCACAAGAGTGCAGCAAAACTCCCTTTGCCGGCCAGTTTGATTATGCGATTCTAGGGCCCGTGGAACTTGGTCTTGGACGATTTGCAGAAGTTGCTTTTTTTGATCACCGATCTCGGACGCTGTTGCTAGCAGACTCAGTGGTTTCCATCCCCAAAGATCCGCCAGTAATTGTCGAATTCGATCCTTATCCCTTGCTATTCCATGCCAAAGATTATGCCACTGATCAGGTAGAAAACACTCCTGAAAACCGCTGTAAAGGATGGCAGCGTATTTGCTTATTTGCGATGTACTTTCAACCAAGTGTGTTGGAAGTTCCCAAATGGGGCGAAATATTTCGCAACGCTTTTAAAGCGGCGGATCGTTCCAAAAAAGCTTATTTCGGGTTGTTTCCCTTTCAGTGGAACCCAGAATGGAAACAGTCATTTGATGCGCTACGAGGTGAGGGTCGTTTGTTTGTTGCACCCGTTCTTCAAGCACTCATTCTTAACCGATCTCCAAAGGAAACCTTGGAGTGGGCTGATCGGGTAGCTGGTTGGGATTTCCAGCGAATTATTCCCTGTCACTTTGACTCCCCCATTAAAGCAGATTCGCAGCAGTTTCGGCAAGCATTTTCTTTTCTCGAAAAACAGCCTTCTATTAGCACCGGCTGGTTTGGGACTAGGACTTATCCATTGCCCGAGATAGACTTTAAATTACTTAGAGAAATTGATACAAGTTTAAATAAGTATGGCATTGTGCCGGCACCGAAAGAAAAGATTTAG
- a CDS encoding glycoside hydrolase family 108 protein gives MNFREWAGRKSQPVLALNLVLGLLTSSLSVSLLPTYSWAQAQSVAALDSASFQAALRFTLYVEGGYSNHSADLGGKTYRGILQTEYDGYRAGKGLPAQDVRRMDNSELWEIYYSYWHASRAESMSPILGVAMFDTAVNFGRSGAVRFLQQALAVPITGSFNSETLDALQSQNQEEIAKRMIENRIQYRYKRVRESPSQQVFLQGWLNRDYSLWSYLQWYQQQSR, from the coding sequence ATGAATTTTAGAGAATGGGCTGGGCGAAAGAGTCAGCCGGTTCTAGCTTTGAATCTTGTTTTAGGGCTACTTACAAGTTCTTTGTCGGTTTCCCTGCTACCAACTTATAGTTGGGCGCAAGCTCAATCAGTGGCAGCTTTAGATTCGGCATCTTTTCAAGCAGCTTTACGTTTTACCCTTTACGTTGAGGGCGGGTACTCGAATCATTCAGCAGATTTAGGTGGCAAAACTTACCGGGGGATTTTGCAAACTGAATATGATGGATATCGAGCCGGCAAGGGGTTGCCGGCTCAAGATGTGCGGCGGATGGATAATTCTGAACTCTGGGAAATTTACTATAGTTACTGGCACGCTTCTCGGGCTGAGTCGATGTCTCCAATTTTGGGCGTGGCGATGTTTGATACGGCTGTAAATTTTGGTAGATCAGGAGCGGTGCGATTTCTTCAGCAGGCTTTGGCGGTGCCGATCACGGGCTCTTTTAATTCTGAGACGCTTGATGCTTTGCAAAGTCAAAATCAGGAAGAGATTGCTAAACGGATGATTGAGAATCGCATTCAGTACCGTTACAAGCGCGTGAGAGAAAGTCCTTCTCAGCAGGTTTTTTTGCAAGGTTGGCTGAATCGAGACTATTCTTTATGGAGTTATCTTCAGTGGTATCAACAACAAAGCCGATGA
- a CDS encoding PAS domain S-box protein, whose amino-acid sequence MSRILLLLHDQENRQWLAAQLAKQYHVTIPDEETNEPIADVLARARFDLCLVDAPAFQQYRHQLEVRKASEEPVFLPVVLVGDRRHLHSVAIPSWQSSVDEVLSTPTLPVELNLRVDSLLRTRRLSLEMQQRKIKEMLEATSLMGHSEESFRLLIEGLTDYAIFMLDTNGQVTSWNIGAQSIMGYRAEEILGAHFSCFYTREDISCNKPAQELQMVLTADQCEDEGVRVRQDGSQFWANMTITALRDAYKEHSNGEKQELVGFAVIIHDLSERKKIDEELCQANRSLRLLCDCNQALVRASEESELLHDICRIIVEIGKYRVCWVDLSEPDNPDRLQTIARSGVELKKLRGENEPAQFSIFTDTNTGQNFLSGFHHYPMCEPTEGCGGFFLALPLLDGNSKKDNGKLAAEAPSLQNALFGVLTIYIAEPDTFKPQEVQLLQELANDIAYGVMSLRTRVERSKAQAALQESEERYRQLVELSPEAIIVQSYGKIDLINSAGVKLLGATRSEQLIGQPAEDFVHPDCQEMFRSRIETGTAETQEVRFTEQKLRRLDSTEVDVESAATFFSYQSVPAVLTVARDLTERKQMEEALRQSEELHRLTLSNISEAVLITDHVGNFTYICPNIHLVFNRSPEEVQALGNMAQLLGENLFDHNQLEISGEIQNIEWQITEKTGNPRTLLVSVKRVAINNGTVLYTCRDISERVEAEAALKQSEELLRTVVETLPVGIWFTDWQGKILLVNPAGERIWGGVRYLNAERYAEYKGWWADTGKPLSADEWAGGRAIIKGETSINDVIDIQCFDGKRKTILNSAVPLRNAQQEVTGAIIVNQDITELRQVQEALRESNRRIVNILESITDAFFALDRQWHFTYINRQAEQLLQKKRQELLGKNIWDLFSQAVGSIFLEKYQQAVSTGIAVSFEGFYQPLNTWFEVHAYPGEDGLAVYFQDVSERKQAQEALIESAHQLRAVFEGALDAMIVVDDNGHFVVVNPAAGVIFGLSPAELIGRHIMDFVPEAGLDFEQAWHIFRSKGRITGEFRLQRPDKTLVEIEYSAVANFLPNRHLSVMRDITNRKRTEKELKQYREQLELLVEARTGELTKANEQLQQEILSRSRVEAAHRQSEEQLRTLINAMPDLVCFKDGEGRWLEANDAILQLFELEGLNYRGQTDSDLANLSSFYRDAFLGCERTDEAAWNNAMLTRAEEVIPQPNGAIKIYDVVKVPLFDDCHNRKGLVLLGRDITDRKHAEEELVRLASIVESSDDAIVSKTLDGIVVSWNVGAEQIYGYSAEEMKGRSMNILAPPDHPFEMRRILERIEQGGRLEHYETMRMRKDGQPIHVSMTISPIVDAVGRIIGVSTIARDISDRKRIEAALERLRHQNELILNSAGEGICGLDARGKTTFVNPAASRMVGYELKELLGQPIHILLQKPLIVYRAEGKPATEEIPNSQFSTPLASELGSGPVRTAEALAVRSVSANGVGVYKCPAPAYQMPADRTPEDCPIYASLQDGSVHHLTNEVFWRKDGSCFPVEYVSTPIREQGAIVGAVVTFKDITERLAVERMKEEFISVVSHELRTPLTSMRGALGLLAAGLLSQSPEKAQRMLDIAVTNTDRLVRLINDILDLERIQSSKIAMNKQICNAGDLMLQAADTMRSMAEKAGVALSVVPVDAELWADPDRILQALTNLLSNAIKYSSSGTIVGLAGEVGSSSLANHRDGQLLISVKDQGRGIPADKLETIFERFQQVDSSDSRQKGGTGLGLAICRSIVHQHDGDIWVESALGEGSTFCFTLPLVRRD is encoded by the coding sequence ATGAGCCGCATTTTACTCTTGCTACACGATCAGGAAAACCGGCAATGGCTAGCGGCTCAGCTAGCTAAACAATACCATGTCACGATCCCTGATGAAGAGACGAATGAGCCGATAGCAGATGTCCTAGCACGCGCGCGTTTCGATCTTTGCCTTGTGGACGCACCGGCTTTTCAACAATACCGGCATCAGCTAGAAGTCAGAAAAGCATCTGAAGAACCTGTATTTTTGCCCGTTGTCCTTGTGGGAGATCGCCGGCATTTACACAGCGTAGCGATCCCGTCCTGGCAGAGTAGTGTTGATGAAGTGCTGAGTACACCCACGCTGCCGGTGGAACTGAACTTGCGGGTGGACAGCCTGTTGCGAACCCGACGCCTCTCCTTAGAAATGCAACAGCGCAAAATCAAAGAAATGTTAGAAGCAACCTCTTTGATGGGGCACAGCGAAGAAAGCTTTCGCTTGTTAATTGAAGGACTTACAGACTACGCCATTTTCATGCTGGACACCAATGGACAAGTGACTAGCTGGAACATCGGTGCTCAAAGTATTATGGGCTACCGCGCTGAAGAAATTCTGGGGGCACATTTCTCCTGCTTTTACACCCGCGAAGATATTAGCTGCAACAAGCCGGCACAAGAGTTGCAAATGGTACTTACCGCCGATCAGTGTGAAGATGAAGGCGTTCGCGTGCGTCAGGATGGCTCGCAATTTTGGGCGAATATGACAATTACTGCTTTGCGAGATGCCTACAAAGAACACTCAAATGGCGAAAAGCAGGAGTTAGTTGGTTTTGCAGTGATTATTCACGATCTGAGCGAACGAAAAAAGATTGACGAAGAACTCTGTCAAGCCAACCGCTCCCTAAGACTTCTTTGTGATTGCAACCAGGCACTTGTGCGAGCTTCAGAAGAATCTGAATTACTGCACGATATTTGTAGAATTATCGTAGAAATTGGCAAATACCGTGTTTGCTGGGTTGACTTGAGCGAGCCGGACAACCCTGATCGCCTGCAGACCATTGCGCGATCAGGTGTGGAGCTTAAAAAATTAAGGGGAGAAAATGAACCCGCTCAATTTTCAATTTTCACCGACACTAACACCGGGCAAAACTTTCTGAGCGGTTTTCATCATTACCCGATGTGTGAGCCAACAGAGGGGTGCGGTGGATTTTTCCTTGCTTTGCCCCTACTAGATGGAAACAGCAAAAAAGACAACGGAAAATTAGCAGCGGAAGCACCTTCTTTACAGAACGCTCTTTTTGGGGTTTTAACCATTTACATAGCCGAACCCGATACCTTTAAGCCCCAAGAAGTGCAGCTGCTGCAAGAATTAGCAAATGATATAGCTTATGGTGTAATGTCGCTGCGAACTCGTGTCGAACGCTCCAAAGCACAAGCCGCACTGCAAGAAAGCGAAGAACGTTATCGTCAGTTAGTCGAACTTTCTCCAGAAGCGATCATTGTCCAGAGCTACGGCAAGATCGACTTGATCAATAGTGCCGGTGTTAAACTGCTAGGTGCCACCCGTTCCGAACAGCTGATCGGTCAGCCGGCAGAAGATTTTGTACATCCTGATTGTCAGGAAATGTTCAGATCGAGAATTGAAACCGGCACAGCAGAAACCCAGGAAGTGCGCTTCACAGAACAAAAGCTGCGTCGGCTTGATAGCACAGAAGTGGATGTCGAGTCGGCAGCGACTTTTTTCAGCTACCAATCTGTGCCGGCAGTGTTGACAGTCGCCCGCGATTTGACTGAACGCAAGCAGATGGAAGAAGCGCTGCGACAGTCTGAAGAATTACACCGACTGACGCTTAGCAACATTTCCGAAGCCGTTTTAATTACCGACCATGTTGGGAATTTTACTTATATTTGCCCGAACATTCACCTCGTATTTAACCGATCACCTGAAGAGGTGCAAGCCTTAGGCAATATGGCCCAGTTATTAGGAGAAAACCTGTTTGATCATAACCAGTTAGAAATTTCTGGAGAAATTCAAAATATCGAGTGGCAAATTACAGAAAAAACAGGCAATCCCCGCACCTTACTTGTCAGCGTTAAACGCGTTGCAATTAATAATGGCACCGTACTTTACACTTGCCGGGATATTAGCGAAAGAGTTGAAGCCGAAGCAGCGCTTAAGCAAAGTGAAGAACTGCTGCGAACTGTGGTGGAAACCCTGCCGGTGGGAATTTGGTTTACTGATTGGCAAGGTAAAATTTTGTTAGTAAATCCAGCCGGCGAAAGAATTTGGGGCGGTGTTCGCTATCTCAACGCCGAAAGATACGCGGAATATAAAGGTTGGTGGGCAGACACCGGCAAACCCCTCAGCGCGGATGAGTGGGCCGGAGGGCGTGCGATTATCAAAGGCGAAACCTCAATTAATGATGTAATTGACATTCAGTGTTTTGATGGAAAGCGCAAAACCATTCTTAACTCAGCCGTCCCCCTGCGGAATGCCCAGCAAGAAGTTACGGGGGCAATTATCGTTAATCAAGATATCACCGAACTAAGGCAGGTGCAAGAAGCGCTGCGCGAATCAAATCGGCGAATCGTTAACATTCTCGAAAGTATTACCGATGCGTTTTTTGCCCTTGATCGTCAGTGGCATTTCACTTATATTAACCGCCAAGCCGAGCAACTTTTACAAAAGAAGCGCCAAGAACTTTTAGGTAAAAATATTTGGGATTTGTTTTCCCAGGCAGTCGGCTCAATATTCTTGGAAAAGTATCAGCAAGCCGTTTCCACCGGCATTGCTGTCAGCTTTGAAGGGTTTTATCAGCCACTCAATACTTGGTTTGAAGTTCACGCTTACCCAGGTGAAGATGGACTAGCCGTTTATTTTCAAGATGTTAGCGAACGCAAGCAGGCGCAGGAAGCGTTAATCGAAAGTGCTCACCAACTGCGTGCGGTATTTGAGGGCGCACTTGATGCAATGATTGTTGTCGATGACAACGGCCATTTTGTTGTCGTCAATCCAGCAGCTGGAGTGATTTTTGGTTTGTCGCCGGCAGAATTGATTGGTCGTCACATCATGGACTTCGTACCTGAAGCCGGTTTGGATTTTGAACAAGCTTGGCACATCTTCCGCAGCAAAGGGCGGATCACCGGCGAGTTTCGTCTGCAGCGTCCGGATAAAACCCTGGTGGAAATCGAGTATTCTGCAGTTGCTAACTTTTTGCCTAATCGCCATCTTTCAGTCATGCGCGACATCACCAATCGCAAACGCACAGAGAAGGAGTTGAAGCAATATCGCGAACAGTTGGAATTGCTAGTTGAAGCGCGTACCGGCGAACTCACAAAAGCCAATGAACAACTGCAACAGGAAATTCTCTCACGATCACGAGTTGAAGCAGCGCACAGGCAAAGTGAAGAGCAACTACGGACTCTAATTAATGCCATGCCCGACCTTGTTTGTTTTAAGGACGGAGAAGGACGCTGGTTAGAAGCTAATGATGCGATCCTGCAACTGTTTGAGCTAGAAGGATTGAATTATCGGGGTCAAACAGATTCCGATCTTGCAAATTTATCTAGTTTTTATCGCGATGCTTTCTTAGGGTGCGAGCGAACGGATGAAGCTGCCTGGAACAACGCAATGTTGACTCGTGCAGAAGAAGTCATTCCCCAGCCAAATGGAGCGATAAAAATTTACGATGTGGTTAAAGTGCCTCTGTTTGACGACTGCCACAACCGCAAAGGGTTGGTTCTGTTGGGGCGCGACATCACAGACCGCAAACACGCTGAGGAGGAACTCGTGCGCTTGGCATCAATTGTAGAGTCTTCAGATGATGCAATTGTAAGCAAGACATTGGATGGGATTGTTGTTAGCTGGAATGTCGGTGCTGAACAGATATATGGTTACTCGGCAGAGGAGATGAAAGGACGCTCTATGAATATCCTCGCTCCACCAGACCATCCTTTTGAGATGCGGCGAATTCTAGAACGAATTGAGCAGGGAGGGCGTCTTGAGCATTACGAAACGATGCGGATGCGGAAAGATGGTCAGCCCATTCATGTTTCTATGACAATTTCTCCGATTGTTGATGCTGTCGGCAGAATTATTGGGGTTTCTACAATCGCTCGTGATATCAGCGATCGCAAGCGGATAGAAGCAGCTTTAGAACGGTTGCGGCATCAAAATGAGTTAATTTTGAATTCGGCGGGGGAAGGAATTTGCGGGTTGGATGCCCGAGGCAAAACGACGTTTGTCAATCCGGCAGCTTCGAGAATGGTTGGCTACGAACTCAAAGAACTCCTCGGTCAGCCGATTCATATTTTGTTGCAAAAACCGTTAATTGTTTATCGGGCAGAGGGGAAACCGGCAACTGAGGAGATTCCTAACAGTCAGTTTTCCACTCCCCTAGCTTCCGAGTTGGGATCTGGGCCGGTTCGGACGGCGGAAGCTTTAGCGGTGCGCTCAGTGTCTGCCAATGGGGTGGGTGTTTACAAATGCCCTGCGCCAGCTTACCAGATGCCGGCAGATCGCACGCCAGAAGATTGTCCGATTTATGCTTCGCTTCAGGATGGTTCAGTTCACCATCTCACGAATGAGGTGTTTTGGCGTAAGGATGGGTCTTGTTTTCCAGTGGAGTACGTCAGCACGCCGATTCGAGAGCAAGGGGCGATTGTGGGGGCGGTTGTTACGTTTAAGGATATTACCGAACGCCTTGCGGTGGAACGGATGAAGGAGGAGTTTATTTCGGTGGTAAGCCACGAACTCCGAACACCCCTGACTTCTATGCGCGGGGCTTTGGGGTTACTGGCGGCAGGACTCCTCTCCCAAAGCCCGGAGAAGGCGCAGCGAATGCTGGATATTGCGGTGACGAATACTGACCGTTTGGTGCGCTTGATCAACGACATTCTCGATCTTGAGCGTATCCAGTCGAGCAAGATTGCGATGAATAAACAAATTTGCAATGCCGGCGATTTGATGTTGCAGGCGGCTGATACGATGCGGTCAATGGCTGAGAAAGCTGGGGTGGCGCTTTCTGTGGTGCCGGTTGACGCCGAACTCTGGGCTGACCCGGATCGCATTCTCCAGGCATTGACAAATCTCCTGAGTAATGCAATAAAATATTCTTCCTCCGGGACGATAGTTGGGTTGGCCGGCGAAGTGGGTTCTTCGTCTTTGGCAAATCATCGCGACGGACAGCTTTTAATTAGCGTTAAAGACCAAGGGCGGGGCATCCCAGCAGACAAACTGGAAACGATTTTTGAGCGCTTTCAGCAAGTAGATTCTTCTGACTCCCGCCAGAAGGGTGGCACCGGCTTGGGTTTGGCAATCTGCCGTAGTATCGTACACCAGCACGATGGCGATATCTGGGTTGAGAGTGCTTTGGGCGAGGGCAGCACGTTTTGCTTTACGCTGCCACTTGTGAGGCGGGACTAA
- a CDS encoding STAS domain-containing protein: MKSIAVNQTILLHAPERLDGSGGRAFQQQVAAILPEQHNLWIIDMSFVDFVDSSGLFELVAGLRVARQQGCRLVICNLKATVRLIFEITQLDRAFEIFDSYDGFVQTLVQEAAPLINIGLVAA; encoded by the coding sequence ATGAAATCCATAGCAGTCAATCAAACTATTCTTCTTCACGCACCAGAACGTTTAGATGGAAGCGGTGGCAGAGCTTTTCAGCAGCAGGTTGCCGCAATTTTACCAGAGCAGCACAATCTCTGGATCATTGATATGAGTTTTGTTGATTTTGTGGATAGTTCGGGCTTATTTGAATTAGTAGCAGGGCTGCGAGTGGCGCGCCAACAGGGATGCCGCCTGGTGATCTGTAACCTGAAAGCGACGGTACGGCTGATTTTTGAAATCACTCAGCTTGATAGGGCATTTGAAATTTTTGACAGTTATGACGGGTTTGTCCAAACTTTAGTTCAAGAGGCTGCACCGCTGATAAATATCGGCCTAGTTGCGGCTTAA